AGGCGCTGCGGCTTCGGCGGTAAACACAGAACCATTGAAGCTGATGGAATTAATCATCAACCGTGTAATTTCCTGACGATGTCCCCGCTTTTTGCGCGTTTTCTTTTTGGGCTTCATCTTGTACACGAGAACTTTGCGATCGCGTAGATGACGCAAGACAGTTCCTTCTACGGTTGCTCCGTCCACAAACGGCTGTCCAATCGCAACGCCGTCGTCGTGTTGTACAAATAAAACTGATTCCAAAGTAATTGTTTCGTCGGGTTCAACGCTTAAGCGCTCAATATCGTAAAAGCGACCAGGTTCTACTCTGAGTTGCTTGCCGCCGGTTTCAATAATTGCGTAAGTCATGGGATATTTCGTAATTTTGCCGTACAGGTAGCTGATATGCTTGAAAATCAAGCTGTCAACTTTTGCTCATCATTCACCTGATCCGAGCAGGATTTAGACAGCACAATCTATTATTTTAGTAGACTTGTCAAGTATTTGTCAAAAATGAAGAGCGAGTCATCAGTGGCTAGTGGAAGAGTGATTCGTTTTGAATTGTGAATTATGTGAATTAGAAGAATTTTCTTAACGCATAACTCAGCACTCTTAACGAGTAACTTTTTGACTGCTAATTACTCATTCTCAATACACAAAAACATCGCTGTCAGGGATAATGAAAACAACGCTACAAAACTTAAACTTGCTACTCTATGCCAAGAATTGAAACGAGAACGGAACCTATGGTGCTGAACATGGGTCCGCACCATCCT
The genomic region above belongs to Chroogloeocystis siderophila 5.2 s.c.1 and contains:
- the rplU gene encoding 50S ribosomal protein L21, which encodes MTYAIIETGGKQLRVEPGRFYDIERLSVEPDETITLESVLFVQHDDGVAIGQPFVDGATVEGTVLRHLRDRKVLVYKMKPKKKTRKKRGHRQEITRLMINSISFNGSVFTAEAAAPAEPEAISETESSDEAQ